From a region of the Methanolobus tindarius DSM 2278 genome:
- a CDS encoding DUF3795 domain-containing protein: MEISENAFLIAPCGINCSVCMAYLREKNKCPGCRGPDDKKSISRIKCKIKRCGTFQDSESHFCFECDSFPCARLKRLDKRYRDKYYTSLVGNLKTIQESGIELFLQNEKSKWICSKCGGTICMHEGYCYSCKEPYEK, from the coding sequence ATGGAAATCTCAGAAAATGCTTTTCTCATTGCACCATGTGGCATTAATTGCAGTGTTTGTATGGCATATCTGCGTGAAAAGAATAAATGCCCCGGATGCAGGGGGCCTGATGATAAAAAATCTATAAGCAGAATCAAATGCAAGATAAAGAGATGTGGGACTTTTCAGGACAGTGAATCTCATTTTTGTTTTGAATGTGACAGCTTTCCATGTGCGAGGTTAAAACGTCTGGATAAAAGATACCGGGACAAATATTATACCAGCCTTGTTGGAAACCTGAAAACTATCCAGGAATCAGGTATTGAGCTGTTTTTGCAGAATGAAAAGAGTAAATGGATATGTTCTAAATGTGGCGGTACAATTTGCATGCATGAAGGTTATTGTTATAGTTGCAAGGAACCATATGAAAAATAG
- a CDS encoding YoaP domain-containing protein produces MSDIEVIDLNPDNISEYGVCGYKDIKKHLELRKKIDWFNEYYLKGLRIKALLSENGLYQGMLEYIPGEYAHRPVDTDGYMFIQCIFVGFRNEFKGKGYASLMIDECISEAKNEGMNGVSVVTRKGSFMAKKDIFIKKGFVEVDNAKPDFELLVLKFNEDAPNPKFKNMEQQLEKYKEGLYVLRSAQCPYTEKNVNAIIESAKEEFRIDVTLIDLEGHKDVQNSPCAFGTFCIIYDGEIISHHPISNKRFMNIMNKKMKK; encoded by the coding sequence ATGAGTGATATTGAAGTTATAGACCTGAATCCGGATAATATTTCAGAATATGGTGTGTGCGGTTACAAAGACATAAAGAAGCATCTTGAACTCAGAAAAAAGATAGACTGGTTCAATGAATATTATCTGAAAGGTCTGAGGATTAAAGCTCTGCTCTCTGAAAATGGACTGTACCAGGGAATGCTTGAGTATATTCCAGGTGAGTATGCACACAGGCCTGTAGATACTGATGGCTACATGTTTATCCAGTGTATTTTTGTAGGATTCAGAAATGAGTTCAAGGGCAAAGGTTACGCTTCCCTGATGATAGATGAATGCATCTCAGAGGCAAAAAATGAGGGTATGAACGGAGTTTCTGTTGTAACCAGAAAAGGCTCATTCATGGCTAAAAAGGATATTTTCATCAAGAAAGGGTTTGTTGAAGTTGACAACGCCAAACCCGATTTTGAATTGCTGGTTCTGAAATTCAACGAGGATGCACCAAATCCTAAATTCAAGAACATGGAGCAACAACTGGAAAAATACAAAGAAGGACTTTATGTTTTACGTTCAGCCCAGTGTCCTTATACTGAAAAGAATGTGAATGCCATCATTGAGTCTGCAAAAGAGGAATTCCGGATTGATGTCACCCTAATTGATCTTGAAGGACACAAAGATGTTCAAAATTCTCCATGTGCTTTCGGGACTTTTTGTATAATCTATGATGGAGAAATCATCAGTCATCATCCGATTAGCAATAAGCGATTTATGAATATCATGAACAAGAAAATGAAAAAATGA
- a CDS encoding acetolactate synthase large subunit, which translates to MKASDLFVKCLENEGVEYIFGVPGEETIDLTESLRKSKIKFIPTRHEQSAAFMADMYGRLTHKPGVCLATLGPGATNLITGIADAQLDRAPLVAITGQSALEKTHKESHQYIDIVTAFKQFTTWNSKITRPDFIPEIVHKAFDIAADRPGATHIELPEDVAKEETSKEPILKKNYPHVSLLDESELKKAAKMIKESSMPIILAGNGVFREDAAAELRRLVQFSGLPVATTFMGKGAIPADDCHYLGSMGIKDHDHIMCGFEMADLVICVGFDYVEYTPKFWNPEKSKKIIHIHTDHPEIDETYIPDILLVGSIRQTLFNLRQQCDFEKEMHERFQKVRSRMKAEIEDYAEDMSFPMKPQKILSDVRETMDRGDILISDVGAHKLWIGRLFPAYEPNTVFISNGLATMGFALPGAIAASMIKPEKKVVAIAGDGGFLMNLQDLETAVRLGCNFVVVIFDDSKYGLIEWHERKAFNETMGIDFTNPDFVKLAESFGAKGVRLEKAEELKPKLAEALEAGGVWLLDVPVDYSENIKLTEKLKNNFCEI; encoded by the coding sequence ATGAAAGCAAGCGATCTTTTTGTGAAATGTCTTGAAAACGAGGGAGTAGAATACATATTCGGAGTTCCGGGAGAGGAAACGATTGACCTTACCGAATCACTCCGAAAATCAAAGATAAAATTCATCCCGACAAGACATGAGCAGAGTGCTGCTTTTATGGCAGACATGTATGGAAGGCTCACACACAAACCAGGTGTTTGTCTTGCAACACTTGGACCGGGAGCCACAAATCTTATAACAGGAATTGCAGATGCCCAGCTTGACAGGGCACCACTGGTAGCAATCACGGGACAGTCTGCCCTTGAAAAAACTCACAAGGAATCGCATCAGTATATCGATATTGTAACAGCTTTCAAGCAATTCACAACCTGGAATTCAAAAATCACAAGACCTGATTTTATTCCCGAAATAGTCCACAAAGCTTTTGATATTGCAGCAGACAGACCGGGAGCCACACATATTGAGCTTCCGGAAGATGTTGCCAAAGAAGAAACATCTAAAGAACCGATATTAAAAAAGAACTATCCACATGTGAGTCTTCTCGATGAAAGTGAGCTTAAGAAAGCTGCAAAGATGATAAAGGAAAGCTCAATGCCAATAATCCTTGCAGGCAATGGAGTTTTCAGAGAAGATGCAGCTGCTGAGCTTAGAAGACTTGTTCAATTCTCAGGACTTCCTGTTGCTACCACTTTCATGGGAAAAGGTGCAATCCCTGCCGATGATTGCCATTATCTGGGTTCAATGGGAATCAAGGACCATGACCACATAATGTGTGGTTTTGAAATGGCTGACCTTGTAATATGTGTTGGCTTTGACTATGTCGAATACACACCTAAATTCTGGAACCCTGAAAAATCAAAGAAGATAATTCACATCCATACAGACCATCCAGAAATTGATGAAACATATATTCCTGATATACTACTAGTTGGAAGCATCAGGCAGACACTTTTCAACCTCAGACAACAATGTGATTTTGAAAAGGAAATGCATGAAAGGTTCCAGAAAGTCCGCAGCAGAATGAAAGCCGAAATTGAAGATTATGCTGAAGACATGTCTTTCCCAATGAAACCACAAAAGATACTCTCAGATGTTAGGGAAACAATGGACCGTGGAGATATACTCATCAGTGACGTAGGTGCCCATAAATTATGGATTGGAAGGCTCTTCCCTGCATACGAACCGAATACTGTTTTCATTTCCAACGGACTTGCAACCATGGGATTTGCACTTCCAGGTGCTATTGCAGCCAGCATGATTAAACCTGAAAAGAAGGTTGTTGCAATTGCAGGAGACGGTGGTTTCCTTATGAACTTGCAGGACCTTGAAACTGCTGTAAGACTTGGATGCAATTTTGTTGTTGTAATTTTTGATGATTCAAAATACGGACTCATCGAATGGCACGAGAGAAAGGCTTTCAACGAAACCATGGGAATTGATTTCACAAATCCCGATTTTGTTAAACTGGCAGAGAGTTTTGGTGCAAAAGGTGTGAGACTTGAAAAAGCTGAAGAGTTAAAACCAAAGCTTGCCGAGGCTCTGGAAGCAGGTGGTGTCTGGCTGCTGGATGTTCCTGTGGATTACTCAGAAAATATCAAGCTTACGGAGAAATTAAAGAACAATTTCTGTGAGATTTAA
- a CDS encoding NAD-dependent succinate-semialdehyde dehydrogenase: MGKIKSINPATGELNGEFNLNSQQVVNQKIGDSRKAFAQWKNEPLCERTFSIECVGEVLRSRKEELAELITKEMGKPIREALSEIEKCAWTCDYFAKNAESFLASEFVETDAETSGYVYEPAGVILSIMPWDFPFWQALRFGIPSVAGGNTVLLKHASNVPMCALEIENIFIEAGFSEGIFQTLLIDGNTASSLISREEINAVSFAGSRPAGEKVAEAAGKYIKKFILELGGSDPLIVLEDADIDKVAKAAVMARFQNCGQSCIAAKRLLIDEKIADVFTEKFTTHVQNLKIGDPMDPATDMGPMASRIQIDCLEEQIKQSMKSGAQTILEGGRTDERGYFYKPVILSNINENAPVVMEETFGPVAPIITFNNEEEAIKIANNTEFGLGASIWSRDKNRAMRMTKHIEAGVITVNNIVSSDPRLPFGGMKKSGIGREMYRHGMLEFMNVKSMKVY, from the coding sequence TTGGGGAAAATAAAGTCTATTAATCCTGCAACAGGAGAATTAAACGGGGAATTCAATCTTAATTCCCAGCAGGTTGTTAATCAAAAGATAGGAGATTCCCGAAAAGCATTTGCTCAATGGAAAAACGAACCTCTCTGTGAAAGAACATTTTCCATAGAATGTGTGGGTGAAGTTCTGAGGAGCAGAAAAGAAGAGCTTGCAGAGCTTATCACAAAAGAAATGGGCAAACCTATAAGGGAGGCACTGTCAGAAATTGAAAAGTGTGCATGGACATGTGATTACTTTGCCAAGAATGCTGAAAGCTTTCTGGCATCAGAGTTTGTGGAAACAGATGCTGAAACCTCCGGGTATGTTTACGAACCGGCAGGTGTTATACTCAGTATAATGCCATGGGATTTTCCATTCTGGCAGGCACTGAGATTTGGTATTCCGTCTGTTGCCGGCGGAAATACTGTACTGCTGAAACATGCCAGTAACGTTCCCATGTGTGCCCTTGAAATTGAGAATATTTTCATTGAAGCTGGTTTTTCAGAAGGAATTTTCCAGACACTTCTAATAGATGGCAACACTGCATCCTCACTGATTTCAAGGGAGGAAATAAATGCTGTTTCTTTTGCAGGAAGTCGTCCTGCTGGAGAAAAGGTAGCAGAAGCCGCAGGAAAATACATCAAGAAGTTCATCCTTGAACTTGGAGGAAGCGATCCTTTGATAGTTCTAGAAGATGCAGATATCGATAAAGTTGCTAAAGCAGCAGTCATGGCCAGATTCCAGAACTGCGGACAAAGCTGTATTGCAGCCAAACGTTTACTGATTGATGAGAAAATTGCTGACGTTTTCACGGAGAAATTCACAACGCATGTGCAAAATCTCAAAATTGGAGATCCTATGGACCCTGCTACTGATATGGGACCAATGGCGAGTAGAATTCAAATCGATTGTCTGGAAGAGCAGATTAAACAAAGTATGAAATCGGGTGCACAAACAATTCTTGAAGGAGGCAGAACAGATGAAAGAGGATATTTTTACAAACCGGTTATCCTCAGCAATATCAACGAAAATGCCCCTGTTGTTATGGAAGAAACGTTTGGTCCTGTTGCACCTATAATAACTTTCAATAATGAGGAAGAAGCTATTAAAATAGCAAATAATACAGAATTTGGACTTGGAGCCAGCATCTGGAGCAGGGATAAAAACAGAGCCATGAGGATGACAAAACACATCGAAGCCGGAGTTATAACTGTCAATAACATCGTGTCATCTGATCCCAGACTTCCCTTTGGAGGAATGAAAAAAAGCGGAATAGGCAGGGAGATGTACCGCCATGGGATGCTGGAATTTATGAACGTGAAATCCATGAAGGTGTACTAA
- a CDS encoding glycine betaine ABC transporter substrate-binding protein → MKKTILILLVVIMALFAAGCAEEAEEMQEDTGMDDGADSQMEKGTIVIGSKLFQESYILAHMTAIVLEDAGYETDVKQGLGGTFVNYEALKAGQIHTYAEYTGTAYSQILSLEQLDDWDKQVVYNMTEEGLMEQDGVMIVSNLGFEDAYAIAVKEDWAAENNVTKISDLEPYAAEMTIGTDPEFATREDGLPRITEVYGFEFMDYKQAVATVMYEAIKNDEVNAISAYTTDTRNEVFELRVLEDDKNALPPYDAILIVTEEFADENPDAITAMRKLDGAIDTDTMRQLNYQFDIEQKEPRDIAYQFLVDEGIIEGE, encoded by the coding sequence GTGAAGAAGACTATTTTAATACTTTTAGTTGTAATTATGGCTCTCTTTGCAGCCGGCTGCGCTGAAGAGGCAGAAGAAATGCAGGAAGACACAGGCATGGATGACGGAGCTGATTCCCAGATGGAAAAAGGCACCATTGTGATAGGCTCAAAACTTTTCCAGGAATCCTATATTCTTGCTCATATGACTGCTATTGTGCTTGAAGACGCAGGATATGAAACTGATGTAAAACAGGGACTTGGTGGCACTTTTGTAAACTATGAAGCTCTGAAGGCAGGCCAGATACACACATATGCCGAATACACAGGTACTGCTTACAGCCAGATACTCAGTCTTGAACAACTTGATGACTGGGACAAGCAGGTCGTTTACAACATGACCGAAGAAGGTCTCATGGAGCAGGACGGAGTAATGATAGTAAGCAACCTTGGTTTTGAGGATGCATATGCCATTGCAGTAAAAGAAGACTGGGCTGCTGAAAACAATGTTACAAAAATAAGTGACCTTGAACCATATGCCGCTGAAATGACTATCGGCACGGATCCTGAGTTTGCTACACGTGAAGACGGATTGCCACGTATCACTGAGGTATACGGCTTTGAATTCATGGACTATAAACAGGCTGTTGCTACTGTAATGTATGAAGCCATCAAAAATGACGAAGTCAATGCAATCTCTGCTTACACTACAGATACCAGAAATGAGGTGTTTGAACTTCGGGTACTTGAAGATGATAAGAATGCACTGCCACCTTATGATGCAATTCTTATTGTTACAGAGGAGTTTGCAGATGAGAATCCTGATGCAATTACTGCAATGAGGAAACTTGACGGTGCAATTGACACCGACACAATGAGGCAGCTGAACTATCAGTTCGACATTGAACAAAAGGAACCCAGGGACATTGCATACCAGTTCCTTGTCGATGAAGGAATTATTGAGGGAGAATAA
- a CDS encoding ABC transporter permease, which translates to MVVLETVLDATWEHIVLVYTTLFVSIVVSVPLAFGALYSRKLEFVIMKFANLVQAVPSFAVVAIMVPFLGIGFTPALVAIMLRALLPIIKNTYIGLSNVDPALIDYAEGVGLSQWQIHRHIRLPNAYPAMFAGIKFAGILANSIAVLTAFIGSGGLGEIIFQGLIGYNTSTLLAGAIPAIMLAILIDVSFTMLEKKVTPGHSGE; encoded by the coding sequence ATGGTAGTCCTTGAAACTGTGCTTGATGCTACATGGGAACACATAGTCCTTGTCTACACCACTCTTTTTGTAAGTATAGTAGTTTCAGTACCACTTGCCTTTGGAGCACTTTACAGCAGGAAACTGGAATTTGTTATAATGAAATTTGCAAACCTTGTTCAGGCAGTTCCAAGTTTTGCTGTTGTTGCTATAATGGTCCCGTTCCTTGGAATCGGTTTTACCCCCGCGCTTGTTGCAATAATGTTGCGGGCCCTGCTTCCAATAATCAAAAATACCTACATTGGACTGAGCAACGTAGACCCCGCATTGATAGATTATGCAGAAGGTGTGGGTCTGAGCCAGTGGCAGATACACAGGCACATAAGACTCCCAAATGCATATCCTGCCATGTTTGCAGGAATCAAGTTTGCAGGAATCCTTGCCAATAGTATTGCAGTGCTCACAGCTTTCATCGGCAGTGGTGGTCTAGGGGAGATCATATTCCAGGGACTAATAGGATACAATACAAGCACTCTTCTGGCAGGCGCAATACCTGCCATCATGCTTGCAATTCTGATAGATGTATCTTTTACAATGCTTGAAAAGAAAGTAACTCCCGGTCATTCCGGTGAATAA
- a CDS encoding class I SAM-dependent methyltransferase, with protein MSLKDDLKGIIPEKELEKLPNRFDIVGDIAVVSIPEELANYKEDIARTIMGKMQNIKNVLNKVSKLEGNRRVAHFEIIAGKSTETIHKEFGFSYKIDLRQSFFNGRLSYERKRVASMVKPGERVLIPFSGVGPFAIPAAASADSIVAVEMNGAACKSFTKNCRLNKLEDKIHIINADANSIPNLLKTEFDRAIIPTPYGMDHFLETISPLVKDGGFIHFYTFKPKEEIPELIEKYEDMGVEVLFYRRCGNVAPGISRWVFDLKK; from the coding sequence ATGAGTCTTAAGGATGATTTGAAAGGGATTATCCCTGAAAAAGAGCTTGAAAAATTACCCAACCGTTTTGATATTGTAGGTGATATTGCCGTTGTATCTATCCCGGAAGAACTGGCTAATTACAAAGAAGATATAGCCAGAACTATCATGGGAAAAATGCAGAATATCAAAAATGTACTGAATAAGGTCTCGAAACTTGAAGGCAACAGGAGAGTTGCACATTTTGAGATTATTGCAGGAAAAAGCACAGAAACCATCCACAAAGAGTTTGGGTTCTCTTATAAAATAGACCTGAGACAATCTTTTTTTAACGGGAGACTCTCTTACGAGAGAAAACGAGTAGCTTCAATGGTGAAACCTGGAGAAAGAGTACTTATCCCTTTCAGCGGAGTCGGACCTTTTGCCATACCTGCTGCTGCGTCTGCTGACAGTATTGTTGCAGTGGAAATGAACGGGGCTGCCTGCAAATCTTTTACAAAGAACTGCAGACTCAATAAACTTGAAGATAAGATACATATTATCAATGCTGATGCCAACAGCATACCAAATTTGCTAAAAACCGAGTTTGACAGGGCAATAATCCCGACACCTTATGGTATGGATCATTTTCTTGAAACGATTTCTCCGCTAGTAAAAGATGGAGGATTTATTCATTTCTACACCTTCAAACCAAAAGAGGAGATTCCAGAACTCATTGAGAAATATGAGGATATGGGAGTTGAGGTTCTTTTCTACCGAAGATGTGGAAATGTAGCACCTGGAATAAGCAGATGGGTATTTGACCTTAAAAAATGA
- a CDS encoding ABC transporter permease has protein sequence MLSIQVIADVWNRHLMTMRTIEHLHMFSIALLLSIIIGVSVGVFIYMKPKTANPVINFLNIVETIPDLALIVLLLPILKLGAGPTIAACVLYSILPIARNTYTGLKNVDDQYTYVAQAIGLSPREALLKVRIPMSLPLIAGGIRIALVFCMGVVTLGGLVAAGGLGTVLQNGIQLYQKDAILVAGLWTGLLAVLLDGFAGLIEKKLHERYGTW, from the coding sequence ATGTTGTCAATACAGGTTATAGCAGATGTCTGGAACAGGCATCTTATGACTATGCGAACAATTGAGCATCTGCATATGTTCAGCATAGCCCTGCTCCTCTCAATAATAATTGGAGTCTCAGTTGGTGTTTTCATCTATATGAAACCTAAAACTGCAAATCCTGTAATTAATTTCCTCAACATTGTTGAAACAATTCCGGACCTGGCACTCATCGTACTTCTTCTCCCAATACTAAAACTTGGAGCGGGCCCTACTATTGCTGCATGTGTACTCTATTCCATACTGCCAATTGCGAGAAATACCTACACAGGACTGAAAAATGTAGATGACCAATACACATATGTTGCTCAGGCAATCGGACTTTCTCCCAGGGAGGCATTGCTGAAAGTGAGAATTCCCATGTCACTTCCACTTATTGCAGGGGGGATCAGGATTGCACTTGTGTTCTGCATGGGTGTTGTGACTCTTGGAGGGCTTGTTGCAGCAGGTGGACTTGGAACCGTGTTGCAGAATGGCATCCAGCTTTACCAGAAAGATGCAATTCTTGTTGCAGGACTATGGACTGGACTACTTGCCGTTTTACTGGACGGTTTTGCGGGTTTAATCGAGAAAAAACTCCATGAGAGGTACGGAACATGGTAG
- the argS gene encoding arginine--tRNA ligase, whose translation MFLEFKKQVEEALNHALASIGYEADDLGLEPSQHADIASKVAFKLAAQAKCNPKELADKIVAAVELPEGSLIGDINPIGPYININASRSYIDNTVKSILEEKEAFGGNFCEGKILLEHTSANPNGPLHVGHIRNSIIGDTLVRILKKAGYEVETQYYVNDMGRQIAIVSWAFSLFEFDTSRKPDHAIADIYIKANALLNEEPDKVAEIDKRMQLVESGDEETIKSFDEAVEFAVTGIKQTLLKMNVSHDSFPHESSFIRSGAVSRIVEEIKNTGRTADDNGALVVDLEDYGFEKTLVIQRSDGTSLYTTRDLAYHEWKGERADRMIDVLGADHKLISGQLKATLNAIGKKEPEIVIFEFVSLPEGSMSTRRGKFISADDLLEQVEQQAYAEVDKRRPEMEDEFKKEVASMVGIGAVRYDIVKVSPEKSTVFNWEEALDFEKQGAPFIQYSHARACNILKKAEEEGKWNPAEEIDPSLLTEDTEIDLIKKMAAFDSIIDVCAKDLKPHTIAIYARELADAFNQFYRFVPVVSAEEDDIRASRLALVNCARIVIANALDTLGIGAPESM comes from the coding sequence TTGTTTCTTGAATTTAAAAAACAGGTTGAAGAAGCTCTGAACCATGCCCTTGCTTCAATTGGATATGAAGCAGATGATCTAGGACTTGAGCCTTCACAGCATGCAGATATTGCTTCAAAGGTAGCTTTCAAGCTGGCTGCACAGGCAAAGTGCAATCCAAAAGAACTTGCTGATAAAATAGTCGCTGCAGTTGAATTACCTGAAGGTTCCCTGATAGGGGATATCAATCCTATTGGTCCTTATATCAACATAAACGCAAGCCGCAGTTACATTGACAATACTGTAAAATCTATCCTTGAAGAAAAGGAAGCTTTTGGTGGTAATTTCTGCGAAGGTAAGATTCTTCTTGAACACACTTCTGCTAATCCAAATGGTCCACTTCACGTTGGTCACATACGCAACTCAATTATTGGTGACACACTTGTCAGGATTCTCAAAAAAGCAGGCTATGAAGTTGAGACCCAGTACTATGTCAATGACATGGGTCGCCAGATTGCAATAGTTTCATGGGCATTCTCTCTTTTTGAGTTTGACACATCCAGAAAGCCTGACCATGCGATAGCAGATATTTACATCAAGGCTAATGCATTGCTAAATGAAGAACCTGACAAGGTTGCAGAAATTGACAAACGCATGCAGCTTGTGGAAAGCGGTGATGAGGAAACCATTAAGAGCTTTGATGAAGCTGTGGAATTTGCAGTAACAGGCATCAAGCAGACTCTCCTGAAAATGAACGTCAGTCATGACAGTTTCCCTCATGAGTCTAGTTTTATCCGTTCCGGTGCAGTTTCCAGAATCGTTGAGGAAATCAAGAACACAGGAAGAACCGCAGATGACAACGGTGCTCTTGTAGTTGACCTTGAAGATTATGGTTTTGAAAAGACTCTTGTTATCCAGCGTAGTGACGGAACTTCCCTTTACACAACACGTGACCTTGCCTATCATGAATGGAAAGGCGAGCGTGCAGACAGGATGATCGATGTTCTGGGTGCAGACCACAAACTCATATCAGGACAGCTTAAAGCAACCCTTAATGCAATAGGCAAGAAAGAGCCTGAAATTGTTATTTTTGAATTCGTTTCACTTCCGGAAGGTTCCATGAGCACCCGCCGTGGAAAATTCATCTCAGCAGATGACCTGCTTGAGCAGGTAGAACAGCAGGCTTATGCAGAAGTTGATAAACGCAGACCTGAAATGGAAGATGAGTTCAAAAAGGAAGTTGCCAGCATGGTTGGTATCGGTGCTGTAAGGTATGATATTGTGAAAGTCTCACCTGAGAAGTCCACTGTTTTCAACTGGGAAGAAGCACTTGACTTTGAGAAACAGGGAGCACCTTTCATTCAGTATTCACATGCAAGGGCATGTAATATCCTCAAAAAGGCAGAAGAGGAAGGCAAGTGGAATCCTGCAGAGGAAATTGACCCCTCACTTCTTACCGAGGATACCGAGATTGACCTTATCAAGAAGATGGCAGCTTTTGACAGCATAATTGATGTCTGTGCAAAAGATTTGAAACCACACACAATTGCAATCTATGCCAGAGAACTTGCAGATGCATTCAATCAGTTTTACAGGTTCGTACCTGTTGTAAGTGCTGAAGAGGATGACATCAGGGCAAGCAGGCTGGCTCTTGTGAACTGTGCAAGGATAGTCATTGCAAATGCTCTTGATACTCTTGGTATCGGGGCACCTGAATCAATGTGA
- a CDS encoding VOC family protein has product MKLTKLTPNFAVKDIRKTVSYYQDILGFTVLMAVPEDKSGIDNELDGNNTYIYAMMDRDGVDLQFQRSDSIGEDIPPLKDVEQGASVSFYMGVEGIDEFYQNIRSKVDVVVDLKTTWYGMKEFYIRDCNGYILAFAENSNE; this is encoded by the coding sequence ATGAAATTAACCAAACTGACACCGAATTTTGCTGTAAAGGATATAAGAAAGACAGTTTCATATTATCAGGACATTCTGGGATTTACGGTTTTGATGGCTGTTCCGGAAGACAAGAGTGGAATTGATAACGAGCTTGATGGAAATAATACTTATATCTATGCTATGATGGACAGGGATGGAGTTGATTTACAATTCCAGCGTTCAGATAGCATTGGAGAAGATATTCCACCCCTTAAGGATGTAGAACAGGGTGCATCTGTATCTTTTTATATGGGAGTTGAGGGCATTGATGAATTTTATCAAAATATAAGATCGAAAGTCGATGTTGTAGTAGATCTGAAAACAACATGGTACGGGATGAAGGAATTTTACATAAGAGACTGCAATGGATACATTTTAGCATTTGCAGAGAACAGCAATGAGTAA
- a CDS encoding ABC transporter ATP-binding protein yields the protein MQTERLFDRIESIQFKGITKKYGEGFAVKDLDLEIIGGELLILIGPSGSGKTTTLRMINRMIEQDEGSVTINGIDTKDVDPVRLRRNIGYVIQNIGLFPHMTIGENIGLVPKLEKQSKKDIEERVRTLLDFVSLPPDMFMNRYPKQLSGGQQQRVGLARAMAMDPPLFLMDEPFGALDPILRKQLQKEFLKIKNEINRTIVFVTHDIEEALVLGDRIAIMDQGELVQVGPPEELIFNPANELVSDIVDNQRKFKHMDTLKVKDLMSPFEEKYVLDSKTEACNAVDEMTKRELETAFVFAGNELLGQVEIVELMKCRDREEKLSELAKPVKTFKPMDSVAFALSEMKNSGEYLAIVMNSKYPVGILVSDEVLLKLI from the coding sequence ATGCAAACAGAAAGACTGTTTGACAGGATTGAGTCTATCCAGTTCAAAGGAATAACCAAAAAATATGGTGAAGGATTCGCGGTAAAAGACCTTGATCTGGAAATAATCGGCGGGGAACTCCTGATACTTATCGGACCAAGTGGTTCAGGAAAAACTACAACCCTGCGTATGATAAACCGCATGATAGAACAGGATGAAGGTTCGGTTACTATCAACGGAATTGATACAAAAGATGTTGATCCTGTACGGCTTCGCCGTAATATTGGCTATGTGATACAGAATATCGGCCTGTTTCCCCATATGACGATCGGAGAGAACATTGGGCTTGTTCCCAAACTTGAAAAACAAAGCAAAAAAGATATAGAAGAACGTGTGAGGACACTGCTTGACTTTGTATCACTCCCTCCTGATATGTTCATGAACCGCTATCCGAAGCAGCTTAGTGGCGGACAACAGCAGCGAGTAGGACTTGCAAGAGCTATGGCAATGGATCCACCTCTTTTTTTGATGGATGAACCCTTTGGTGCACTGGATCCTATATTAAGAAAGCAGCTCCAGAAAGAGTTTTTAAAAATAAAAAATGAGATTAACCGTACAATCGTTTTTGTGACCCATGATATCGAGGAGGCTCTGGTGCTAGGAGACAGGATTGCAATAATGGATCAGGGAGAACTTGTGCAGGTAGGTCCTCCTGAAGAACTTATATTCAATCCTGCAAACGAGCTTGTTTCTGATATCGTTGACAACCAGCGTAAATTCAAGCATATGGATACCCTCAAAGTCAAAGATCTTATGTCTCCTTTTGAGGAGAAATATGTGCTTGATTCTAAAACTGAAGCCTGTAACGCTGTTGATGAAATGACAAAAAGAGAGCTTGAAACTGCTTTTGTATTTGCCGGGAATGAACTTCTGGGACAGGTGGAAATTGTAGAACTTATGAAATGCAGAGACAGGGAAGAAAAACTGAGTGAACTTGCAAAACCTGTCAAAACTTTCAAACCAATGGATTCTGTCGCTTTTGCACTATCTGAGATGAAAAACAGTGGAGAATACCTTGCAATTGTTATGAATTCAAAATATCCGGTAGGTATCCTTGTATCCGATGAGGTTTTGCTGAAACTTATCTGA